The nucleotide sequence CTGGCGCGCCACGTCGAAGGCGCTTCGCACATGGCCGAGGGCTACACCCGCACCAAGGCAGGCAACATCGGCGTGTGCATCGGCACCTCGGGCCCGGCCGGTACCGACATGATCACCGGCCTCTACTCGGCCTGGGCTGACTCCATTCCGATACTCTGCATCACCGGCCAGGCGCCCCGCGCCCGTCTGCACAAGGAAGACTTCCAGGCGGTGGATATCGAATCCATCGCCAAGCCGGTCACCAAGTGGGCGGTCACCGTACTTGAGCCGGCGCTGGTACCGCGCGTATTCCAGCAGGCCTTCCACGTAATGCGCTCCGGCCGCCCCGGCCCGGTGCTGATCGACCTGCCGTTCGACGTGCAGATGGCCGAGATCGAGTTCGATATCGAGACCTACGAACCGCTCTCCGTCTACAAGCCTACGGCCAGCCGCAAGCAGATCGAGAAAGCCATCGACATGCTCTGCGCCGCTGAGCGTCCGCTGATCGTCGCCGGTGGCGGCATCTACAACGCCGGTGCCGAAGAGTTGCTGGTGGAGTTCGCCGAGACCGTCGGCGTGCCGGTGATCCCAACGCTGATGGGCTGGGGCTCGATTCCCGATGACCATCCGCTGATGGCGGGCATGTGCGGTCTGCAGACCAGCCACCGCTATGGCAATGCCAACATGCTGGCTTCGGACTTCGTGCTCGGCATCGGCAACCGCTGGGCCAACCGCCACACCGGTTCGATCGATGTCTACACCAAGGACCGCAAGTTCGTACACGTGGATATCGAACCGACCCAGATCGGCCGGGTGTTCTCGCCAGACTACGGCATCACCTCCGATGCGGGCGCGGCGCTGAAGCTGTTCGTTGAAGTCGCCAAGGAGCGCAAGGCTGCCGGCCAGCTGCCGGATCGCAGCAGCTGGGCTGCCGACTGCCATGAGCGCAAGCGCACCATGCTGCGCAAGACCCACTTCGACAGCGTGCCGATGAAGCCGCAGCGGGTGTATCAGTGCATGAACAATGCGTTCGGTCGCGATGCCTGCTACGTCAGCACCATCGGCCTGTCGCAGATCGCCGCCGCGCAGTTCCTGCACGTCTACAAGCCGCGCCACTGGATCAACTGCGGCCAGGCCGGCCCGCTCGGCTGGACCATTCCGGCGGCGCTCGGCGTGGTTGCGGCGGACCCGTCGCGCAAGGTCGTGGCGCTCTCGGGCGACTATGACTTCCAGTTCATGATCGAGGAGCTGGCGGTGGGTGCGCAGTTCAAGCTGCCCTACATCCACATCCTGGTGAACAACGCCTACCTGGGCCTGATTCGCCAGGCGCAGCGCGGCTTCGAGATGGATTACTGCGTGCAGCTGGGCTTCGAGAACATCAATGCCGACCAGAGCGGCATGGAAGGCTACGGCGTCGACCACGTCGCGGTGGTCGAGGGCCTGGGCTGCAAGGCGATCCGCGTGTTCAAGCAGGAAGATCTGCGCCCGGCCATCGAACAGGCCCAGGCCTGGATGGCCGAGCACCAGGTACCGGTGGTGATCGAAGTGATCCTGGAGCGCGTGACCAACATCGCCATGGGCACCGAGATCGATGCCATCAACGAGTTCGAACCGCTGGCCGAAGGCCGGGAAGATGCACCGACGGCTGTCGCATTGTTGGATTGAGGCAACCGTAACCAAACGCGTGGAAGACGCTTCGCGGTCTTCCACGGGGCGGCCACCCGTCCTACGCAAGGCCAACCGTCGGCGAAATCCGCGACGGCACCGAACTGAACGTAGGGTGGATATCGCGAAGCATATCCACCACAACGCAACACCGCGGGTGGTATCGCACCACCACATGCAACACCAACTGTCCGTACAGACACAGGAGTAACCCATGCCACGTTTTGCCGCCAACCTCTCCATGCTCTTCACCGAGCTGGACTTCATGGACCGTTTCGCCGCTGCCGCCAAGGCCGGCTTCGCCGGGGTCGAGTACCTCTTCCCCTACGACTACCCGGCCGAGGAGATCAAGGCGCAACTGGACGCCAACGGCCTGACCCAGGTGCTGTTCAACCTGCCGGCCGGTGACTGGGCGGGTGGTGACCGTGGTATCGCCTGCGATCCCGAGCGGGTCGAGGAATTCCGCGCCGGCGTCGACAAGGCCATCGCCTATGCCAAGGTGCTGGGCAATACCCAAGTCAACTGCCTGGCGGGGATCGCACCCAAGGGCGCCGACCTCTCCAAGCTGGAAGCGACTCTGGTGGAGAACCTGCGTTACGCCGCGGCCAAGCTCGAGGAAGCGGGCATCCGTCTGGTCATGGAGATGATCAACACCCGCGACATCCCGCGTTTCTTCCTGAATAACACCGCTCAGGCCCTGGAAATTCGCGAAAAGGTCGGTAGCAGCAACCTGTACCTGCAATACGACATCTATCACATGCAGATCATGGAGGGTGATCTGGCCCGCACCATGGAAAGCAACCTGGCGGTGATCAACCACGTGCAGCTGGCCGACAACCCCGGCCGCAACGAGCCGGGCACTGGCGAGATCAACTACCGCTTCCTGTTCGAGCATCTGGACCGCATCGGCTACCAGGGCTGGGTCGGCT is from Pseudomonas saudiphocaensis and encodes:
- the gcl gene encoding glyoxylate carboligase, which produces MARMRAIDAAVAVMRKEGIDTAFGIPGAAINPLYSALRADGGIRHILARHVEGASHMAEGYTRTKAGNIGVCIGTSGPAGTDMITGLYSAWADSIPILCITGQAPRARLHKEDFQAVDIESIAKPVTKWAVTVLEPALVPRVFQQAFHVMRSGRPGPVLIDLPFDVQMAEIEFDIETYEPLSVYKPTASRKQIEKAIDMLCAAERPLIVAGGGIYNAGAEELLVEFAETVGVPVIPTLMGWGSIPDDHPLMAGMCGLQTSHRYGNANMLASDFVLGIGNRWANRHTGSIDVYTKDRKFVHVDIEPTQIGRVFSPDYGITSDAGAALKLFVEVAKERKAAGQLPDRSSWAADCHERKRTMLRKTHFDSVPMKPQRVYQCMNNAFGRDACYVSTIGLSQIAAAQFLHVYKPRHWINCGQAGPLGWTIPAALGVVAADPSRKVVALSGDYDFQFMIEELAVGAQFKLPYIHILVNNAYLGLIRQAQRGFEMDYCVQLGFENINADQSGMEGYGVDHVAVVEGLGCKAIRVFKQEDLRPAIEQAQAWMAEHQVPVVIEVILERVTNIAMGTEIDAINEFEPLAEGREDAPTAVALLD
- the hyi gene encoding hydroxypyruvate isomerase, giving the protein MPRFAANLSMLFTELDFMDRFAAAAKAGFAGVEYLFPYDYPAEEIKAQLDANGLTQVLFNLPAGDWAGGDRGIACDPERVEEFRAGVDKAIAYAKVLGNTQVNCLAGIAPKGADLSKLEATLVENLRYAAAKLEEAGIRLVMEMINTRDIPRFFLNNTAQALEIREKVGSSNLYLQYDIYHMQIMEGDLARTMESNLAVINHVQLADNPGRNEPGTGEINYRFLFEHLDRIGYQGWVGCEYKPATTTEAGLGWMKAHNAI